One Ictalurus furcatus strain D&B chromosome 24, Billie_1.0, whole genome shotgun sequence DNA segment encodes these proteins:
- the cpne4b gene encoding copine-4, which produces MSNIYESAANTLGLFSSPCLTKVELRVACKGISDRDALSKPDPCVVLKMQSHGQWFEVDRTEVIRSSIGPVFSKVFTVDYYFEEVQRLRFELHDISSSHNGLKEADFQGAMECTLGQIVSQRKLSKALLKQGNTAGKSSITVTAEELSGNDDYVELAFSAKKLDDKDFFSKSDPFLEIFRVNDDGTGSLVHRTETIMNNLNPVWKSFKVSLNTLCSGDHERELKCTVWDWDSNGKHDFIGEYQTTFKEMKTAMDGKQIQWECINPKYQVKKKNYRNSGVVILNQCKIIKMHSFLDYIMGGCQIQFTVAIDFTASNGDPRNSCSLHYIHPYQPNEYLKALVAVGEICQDYDSDKMFPAFGFGAQIPPDFKVSHDFAVNFDEDNPECAGIQGVVEAYQNCLPKIQLYGPTNIAPIIQKVANSASEEMHTKEYFILLILTDGVITDMADTREAIVHASHLPMSVIIVGIGSADFSDMQMLDGDDGILRSPKGEPVLRDIVQFVPFRNFKHGSPAALAKSVLAEVPNQVVDYYNSKGIKPKCMSDFESSRAFSP; this is translated from the exons ATGAGCAACATCTACGAGTCAGCAGCCAACACACTGGGCCTCTTCAGCAGCCCATGCCTGACCAAAGTGGAGCTGCGCGTGGCCTGTAAAGGTATTTCAGACAGAGACGCACTGTCCAAACCGGACCCGTGCGTGGTGTTAAAGATGCAGTCCCATGGACAGTGGTTCGAG GTGGACCGGACCGAGGTGATCCGCAGCAGTATCGGCCCTGTCTTCTCCAAGGTCTTTACAGTAGACTACTACTTTGAAGAAGTACAGCGTCTGCGCTTCGAGCTCCATGACATCAGCAGCAGCCATAATGGACTGAAGGAGGCGGACTTCCAGGGAGCCATGGAGTGCACGCTCGGACAG ATCGTGTCTCAGAGAAAACTCTCCAAAGCATTACTGAAACAGGGCAACACAGCGGGCAAGTCTTCTATAACg GTAACAGCAGAGGAGTTATCTGGGAATGATGATTACGTGGAGCTTGCCTTCAGTGCCAAAAAGCTAGATGACAAG GATTTTTTTAGCAAATCAGACCCATTTCTAGAAATCTTCAGAGTCAATGACGACGGTACCGGATCCCTTGTGCACAGAACCGAG ACCATCATGAATAATCTAAATCCAGTGTGGAAATCGTTCAAAGTGTCACTAAACACTCTGTGCAGTGGGGATCATGAGCGAGAGCTGAAG TGTACAGTTTGGGATTGGGACTCAAATGGAAAGCATGATTTTATTGGAGAATACCAGACTACCTTCAAAGAGATGAAGACAGCTATGGATGGAAAacag ATTCAGTGGGAATGCATCAATCCCAAGTATCAAGTGAAAAAGAAGAATTACAGAAATTCTGGTGTGGTGATCCTGAATCAGTGTAAG aTAATAAAGATGCACTCGTTTCTGGATTATATAATGGGTGGATGTCAGATCCAGTTCACA GTGGCAATTGATTTTACTGCCTCAAACGGCGACCCACGTAACAGCTGTTCTCTTCATTACATCCACCCATACCAACCCAACGAGTACCTCAAGGCCCTGGTGGCTGTGGGGGAGATCTGCCAAGACTACGACAG TGATAAAATGTTTCCAGCGTTTGGCTTTGGAGCGCAGATCCCACCGGACTTCAAA GTCTCCCATGATTTTGCTGTAAACTTTGATGAGGACAACCCAGAGTGTGCTg gtATTCAAGGTGTTGTCGAAGCTTATCAGAACTGTTTGCCGAAGATCCAGCTCTACGGCCCCACTAATATTGCGCCAATCATCCAGAAAGTAGCCAACTCTGCTTCTGAGGAGATGCACACCAAGGAG TATTTCATTCTGCTGATCCTGACCGATGGTGTTATAACAGACATGGCTGACACACGGGAAGCCATTGTACATGCCTCCCACCTCCCCATGTCTGTTATCATTGTGGGAATCGGCAGTGCTGACTTCAGTGACATGCAAATGCTGGACGGCGATGACGGCATTCTGCGCTCGCCCAAAGGAGAACCTGTGCTCCGAGACATTGTCCAGTTTGTACCCTTCCGTAACTTCAAACAT GGCTCTCCTGCAGCGCTGGCGAAAAGCGTGCTGGCCGAGGTGCCCAATCAGGTAGTGGATTACTACAACAGCAAAGgcatcaaacccaaatgtatgtCGGACTTCGAGTCTTCCAGAGCTTTCAGTCCCTAA
- the mrpl3 gene encoding 39S ribosomal protein L3, mitochondrial isoform X1, with product MAVWSCRCLRLGDALLHRAAGILPRTGAGTSSEGGAVTGCVRTVKTSTWWDEHLTEDNVEFMKREVTEDYRELTAAKLNPLKDEPWPRHAWEEQSRRVGLVAVKLGMMPVWTKSGDRHVVTMLQVQDCHVIKHIPKDAYDGNSAALVVGAKNVSPFYRSVEYLEMFQNVGVPPKQKLTTFRVTENAVIKPGTPLYAAHFRPGQYVDVTAKTIGKGFQGVMKRWGFKGQPATHGQTKTHRRPGSLGPGGDPAKVFKGKKMPGRMGNVYDTAFGMKVWRVNTKNNILYVNGSVPGHRNCLVKVRDSILPRHLAKNKNPPFPTYFTDGDEELPEDLYAEDIFQFGEPIPE from the exons ATGGCAGTGTGGAGCTGCAGGTGTCTCAGACTCGGTGATGCGCTGCTACACAGAGCCGCTGGGATTCTTCCCCGAACCGGAGCAGGAACATCATCGGAAGG CGGAGCCGTTACTGGTTGTGTGAGGACTGTCAAGACGTCTACGTGGTGGGACGAACATCTGACTGAAGATAACGTGGAGTTTATGAAGAGGGAAGTGACGGAGGACTACCGAGAGCTGACCGCCGCCAAACTCAACCCTCTAAAGGATGAACCTTGGCCCCGGCATGCGTGGGAAGAAC AGAGCCGGAGGGTCGGACTCGTGGCCGTCAAGTTGGGAATGATGCCGGTGTGGACCAAGTCCGGAGACAGGCACGTAGTGACCATGCTGCAG GTGCAGGACTGCCATGTGATCAAGCACATACCTAAAGATGCGTATGACGGCAACTCGGCTGCTCTGGTCGTGGGCGCCAAAAACGTCTCTCCCTTTTat AGGTCAGTGGAGTACCTGGAGATGTTCCAGAATGTTGGAGTTCCCCCTAAACAAAAGCTGACAACGTTCCGCGTGACAGAAAACGCTGTCATCAAGCCAG gCACTCCTCTGTACGCTGCACACTTTCGGCCAGGGCAGTATGTGGACGTCACGGCCAAAAC AATCGGAAAGGGTTTCCAGGGAGTGATGAAGCGCTGGGGGTTTAAAGGCCAGCCAGCTACTCATGGCCAAACCAAAACCCACCGGAGACCAGGCTCTCTGGGACCAGGAGGG GACCCGGCCAAAGTGTTCAAAGGAAAGAAGATGCCAGGCAGAATGGGGAACGTTTATGACACAGCCTTTGGCATGAAG GTTTGGAGGGTGAATACCAAAAATAACATCTTGTATGTGAACGGCTCTGTTCCTGGTCACCGAAACTGCTTGGTGAAG GTACGAGACTCCATTCTACCGCGACACCTAGCGAAGAACAAGAACCCTCCGTTCCCTACGTACTTCACTGACGGAGACGAGGAGCTCCCTGAGGACCTGTACGCCGAGGACATTTTCCAGTTTGGGGAACCGATTCCTGAATGA
- the mrpl3 gene encoding 39S ribosomal protein L3, mitochondrial isoform X2, with the protein MAVWSCRCLRLGDALLHRAAGILPRTGAGTSSEGGAVTGCVRTVKTSTWWDEHLTEDNVEFMKREVTEDYRELTAAKLNPLKDEPWPRHAWEEQSRRVGLVAVKLGMMPVWTKSGDRHVVTMLQVQDCHVIKHIPKDAYDGNSAALVVGAKNVSPFYRSVEYLEMFQNVGVPPKQKLTTFRVTENAVIKPGTPLYAAHFRPGQYVDVTAKTIGKGFQGVMKRWGFKGQPATHGQTKTHRRPGSLGPGGDPAKVFKGKKMPGRMGNVYDTAFGMKVWRVNTKNNILYVNGSVPGHRNCLVKVKSLLRTRAHTGTRLHSTATPSEEQEPSVPYVLH; encoded by the exons ATGGCAGTGTGGAGCTGCAGGTGTCTCAGACTCGGTGATGCGCTGCTACACAGAGCCGCTGGGATTCTTCCCCGAACCGGAGCAGGAACATCATCGGAAGG CGGAGCCGTTACTGGTTGTGTGAGGACTGTCAAGACGTCTACGTGGTGGGACGAACATCTGACTGAAGATAACGTGGAGTTTATGAAGAGGGAAGTGACGGAGGACTACCGAGAGCTGACCGCCGCCAAACTCAACCCTCTAAAGGATGAACCTTGGCCCCGGCATGCGTGGGAAGAAC AGAGCCGGAGGGTCGGACTCGTGGCCGTCAAGTTGGGAATGATGCCGGTGTGGACCAAGTCCGGAGACAGGCACGTAGTGACCATGCTGCAG GTGCAGGACTGCCATGTGATCAAGCACATACCTAAAGATGCGTATGACGGCAACTCGGCTGCTCTGGTCGTGGGCGCCAAAAACGTCTCTCCCTTTTat AGGTCAGTGGAGTACCTGGAGATGTTCCAGAATGTTGGAGTTCCCCCTAAACAAAAGCTGACAACGTTCCGCGTGACAGAAAACGCTGTCATCAAGCCAG gCACTCCTCTGTACGCTGCACACTTTCGGCCAGGGCAGTATGTGGACGTCACGGCCAAAAC AATCGGAAAGGGTTTCCAGGGAGTGATGAAGCGCTGGGGGTTTAAAGGCCAGCCAGCTACTCATGGCCAAACCAAAACCCACCGGAGACCAGGCTCTCTGGGACCAGGAGGG GACCCGGCCAAAGTGTTCAAAGGAAAGAAGATGCCAGGCAGAATGGGGAACGTTTATGACACAGCCTTTGGCATGAAG GTTTGGAGGGTGAATACCAAAAATAACATCTTGTATGTGAACGGCTCTGTTCCTGGTCACCGAAACTGCTTGGTGAAGGTAAAATCACTTctgcgcacgcgcgcacacacag GTACGAGACTCCATTCTACCGCGACACCTAGCGAAGAACAAGAACCCTCCGTTCCCTACGTACTTCACTGA